The following proteins come from a genomic window of Tepidiforma thermophila:
- a CDS encoding diacylglycerol/lipid kinase family protein, translating into METTDRPPTDRPYFIVDPASGGGRTRSRVGTLIDAIERAGLEADCAFTTRPGEGIDLAREAVAAGRTFLVACGGDGTVNEVVNGVMAEGAAERVKVGTIGMGTGKDIAKCLGIGRGARALRAIAEGAERRVDLGKVTAIGEDGREQVRYFLLEASAGWVPEISQSTPRWLKRLGDTAPYVMMTLVKMLGPMGRSFTLRIDGQEYDGRYNTVSVHNMELWGGDLVAAPGAAPDDGLFDVIRWGDLGRGEVLRAVAGQRAGGTHLEMEGVDRHPAKVVELSSPAPTRLDLDGELGGYLPARIEVVPGAIRFAAPPGEPGVR; encoded by the coding sequence ATGGAGACGACTGACCGTCCGCCGACCGATCGACCGTACTTCATCGTTGACCCGGCCTCCGGCGGGGGCCGGACCAGAAGCCGGGTGGGGACGCTGATCGATGCGATTGAGCGGGCAGGGCTGGAGGCCGACTGCGCCTTCACGACGCGCCCGGGCGAGGGGATCGACCTTGCGCGGGAGGCCGTCGCGGCCGGGCGGACGTTCCTGGTGGCGTGCGGCGGCGACGGGACGGTGAACGAGGTGGTGAACGGGGTCATGGCGGAGGGCGCGGCCGAACGGGTGAAGGTGGGGACCATCGGCATGGGCACGGGGAAGGACATCGCGAAGTGCCTGGGCATCGGGCGGGGGGCGCGGGCGCTGCGGGCGATCGCGGAGGGGGCGGAACGCCGGGTCGACCTCGGGAAGGTGACTGCCATCGGCGAGGATGGGAGGGAGCAGGTGCGCTACTTCCTGCTGGAGGCGTCGGCCGGGTGGGTGCCGGAGATTTCGCAGTCGACGCCGCGCTGGCTGAAGCGACTGGGGGATACGGCGCCGTACGTGATGATGACGCTGGTGAAGATGCTGGGGCCGATGGGGCGTAGCTTCACGCTGCGGATCGACGGGCAGGAGTACGACGGGCGGTACAACACGGTGAGCGTGCACAACATGGAGCTCTGGGGCGGCGACCTGGTGGCAGCGCCGGGCGCGGCGCCGGACGATGGGCTGTTCGACGTGATCCGCTGGGGGGACCTTGGACGGGGGGAGGTTTTGCGGGCGGTTGCGGGGCAGCGGGCCGGCGGCACGCACCTGGAGATGGAGGGGGTTGACCGGCACCCGGCGAAGGTGGTGGAGCTTTCGTCGCCGGCACCGACGCGGCTCGACCTGGACGGGGAGCTCGGGGGCTACCTGCCGGCGCGGATTGAGGTCGTGCCCGGGGCGATCCGGTTTGCCGCGCCGCCGGGGGAGCCGGGTGTGAGGTAG
- a CDS encoding FAD:protein FMN transferase — translation MEHIESFRAMDTGIDLIVIGGERPMLPFLEARLLFDQQEERFSRFRPSSLVSRLNRGETVADPWLDAILPLAVAAWEATDGLFNPLVLPALAAAGYDRTFSAVAGGAPVPLPAPGPPAAIERTASGWRLREGQLDLGGIVKGWTADLAAEHLAAAAAAPAMVNAGGDIRCIGEDVPGRGGWELAVEGPSGETAWSGIVAGALATSTTLRRRWTTADGRTAHHLIDPRTGLPAASPFVQVSVIAPTCREAETWAKAVLVGGHEGLDLAASRGIAALALAADGTPASTPAWPS, via the coding sequence GTGGAGCACATCGAATCCTTTCGCGCCATGGACACCGGCATCGACCTCATCGTCATCGGCGGCGAGCGCCCCATGCTCCCCTTCCTCGAAGCCCGCCTCCTCTTCGACCAGCAGGAGGAGCGCTTCTCCCGCTTCCGTCCATCCTCCCTCGTCTCCCGCCTCAACCGCGGCGAAACCGTCGCCGACCCCTGGCTCGACGCCATCCTCCCGCTCGCCGTCGCCGCATGGGAGGCAACGGACGGCCTCTTCAACCCGCTCGTCCTCCCCGCACTCGCCGCCGCCGGCTACGACCGCACCTTCAGCGCCGTCGCGGGCGGCGCACCGGTGCCCCTCCCGGCCCCCGGCCCGCCCGCGGCCATTGAACGCACGGCCAGCGGCTGGCGCCTCCGCGAAGGCCAGCTCGACCTCGGCGGCATCGTTAAAGGCTGGACCGCCGACCTTGCCGCCGAGCACCTCGCCGCTGCCGCCGCGGCGCCGGCCATGGTCAACGCCGGCGGCGATATCCGCTGCATCGGCGAGGACGTCCCCGGCCGCGGCGGCTGGGAACTCGCCGTCGAGGGCCCCTCCGGCGAAACCGCCTGGTCCGGCATCGTCGCCGGCGCCCTCGCCACCTCTACCACCCTCCGCCGCCGCTGGACCACCGCCGACGGCCGCACCGCGCACCACCTCATCGACCCCCGCACCGGGCTTCCCGCAGCCTCGCCCTTCGTCCAGGTCTCCGTCATCGCCCCGACCTGCCGCGAGGCCGAGACCTGGGCCAAGGCCGTGCTGGTCGGCGGGCACGAGGGTCTCGACCTCGCCGCCAGCCGCGGCATCGCCGCCCTCGCCCTCGCCGCCGACGGCACACCCGCTTCGACCCCGGCCTGGCCTTCGTAA
- a CDS encoding class I SAM-dependent methyltransferase — MQHDPYGADAAFYDAIHEGFRDDIDLWLAYAGRTDRPVLEVGCGTGRIAVELAAHGHEVTGIDPSPAMLARARRKAEERGLDVRFIEGRVLDLALEPGRYGLIVLPLDVFLYCRDGDEQRWTLSALAEALSFDGVLAIDVPGPGAWLDPSTNGQPVLAFAGETEDGIRFECWHVHEDDLAVQVRTLRVAYETVDDDGTVRRRTSVHRLRYVGRWEMEYLLEAAGLDLADLFGDYDLSPLTGGSERMLVIARRRPA, encoded by the coding sequence GTGCAGCACGACCCCTACGGCGCAGATGCGGCCTTCTACGACGCGATCCACGAGGGCTTCCGCGACGACATCGACCTCTGGCTGGCGTACGCGGGGCGGACCGACCGGCCGGTGCTGGAGGTTGGGTGCGGGACTGGTCGGATCGCGGTGGAGCTGGCCGCCCATGGGCACGAGGTGACCGGCATCGACCCGTCGCCGGCGATGCTGGCGCGGGCGCGGCGGAAGGCGGAGGAGCGGGGGCTGGACGTGCGGTTCATTGAAGGCCGGGTGCTGGACCTCGCGCTGGAGCCGGGGCGGTACGGGCTGATTGTGCTGCCGCTCGATGTGTTCCTCTACTGCAGGGATGGGGACGAGCAGCGGTGGACGCTGAGCGCGCTGGCCGAGGCGCTGAGCTTCGACGGCGTGCTGGCGATCGACGTGCCGGGCCCGGGGGCGTGGTTGGACCCTTCGACGAACGGGCAGCCGGTGCTGGCGTTTGCGGGGGAGACGGAGGACGGTATCAGGTTCGAATGCTGGCACGTGCACGAGGACGACCTGGCGGTGCAGGTGCGGACGCTGCGGGTTGCGTACGAGACGGTGGACGACGACGGGACGGTGCGGCGCCGGACGTCGGTGCACCGGCTTCGGTACGTGGGACGGTGGGAGATGGAGTACCTGCTGGAGGCGGCAGGGCTGGACCTTGCCGACCTGTTCGGCGATTACGACCTTTCGCCGCTGACGGGCGGGAGCGAACGAATGCTGGTGATAGCGCGGAGGAGGCCGGCATGA
- a CDS encoding enoyl-CoA hydratase/isomerase family protein, with the protein MGAEGFETITLERDGELPGLATITLNRPEKLNAISGRMHRELQEACRELADDAETRVVIVTGAGRAFSAGADLGGSTSDPNRPPLAALGAERSPLRERLRAMQGNRTAAALEGLPQVTIGAVNGLAIGGAVVLLACLDLRIAAVSAWFSIPEVDLEIPLTWNALPRLMRELGPARTRELVMTCDRFTAEQAAAWGFVNRVVPDGGAVTAARELARQLLAKDPVALAVTKSTCAALTEAMVPVHVTHSDPDYLVLARLLAQERGGR; encoded by the coding sequence ATGGGTGCGGAGGGGTTCGAGACCATCACACTGGAGCGGGACGGAGAGCTGCCGGGGCTGGCGACCATCACGCTGAACCGGCCGGAGAAGCTGAACGCGATCAGCGGGCGGATGCACCGGGAGCTGCAGGAGGCCTGCCGGGAGCTGGCCGACGATGCGGAGACGCGGGTGGTGATCGTGACCGGCGCAGGGCGGGCGTTTTCAGCGGGTGCCGACCTCGGAGGGAGCACGTCGGACCCGAACCGGCCGCCGCTGGCAGCGCTGGGGGCGGAGCGGTCGCCGCTGCGGGAGCGGCTGCGTGCGATGCAGGGGAACCGTACGGCGGCGGCGCTCGAAGGGCTGCCGCAGGTGACGATCGGTGCGGTGAACGGGCTGGCGATCGGCGGAGCTGTGGTGCTGCTGGCGTGCCTCGACCTGCGGATTGCGGCGGTTTCGGCGTGGTTTTCGATCCCGGAGGTGGACCTCGAGATTCCGCTGACGTGGAACGCGCTGCCGCGGCTGATGCGGGAGCTGGGCCCGGCGCGGACGCGGGAACTGGTGATGACGTGCGACCGGTTCACCGCGGAGCAGGCTGCGGCGTGGGGGTTCGTGAACCGGGTGGTGCCGGATGGGGGCGCAGTGACGGCGGCGCGGGAGCTGGCGCGGCAGCTGCTGGCGAAGGACCCGGTCGCGCTGGCGGTGACGAAGAGCACGTGTGCGGCCCTGACTGAGGCGATGGTGCCTGTCCACGTGACGCACAGCGACCCGGACTACCTCGTGCTGGCGCGGCTGCTCGCGCAGGAGCGGGGCGGGCGGTAG
- a CDS encoding thiolase family protein: MREVVIVDAVRTPLGRRGGVLSKNHPVETSALLLQALAKRNNMDPEIVDDVIYGCVSEVGAQSTNLARNIVLTARWPYTIPGVTLDRQCSSSQQAVHFAANQIASGVHDVVVAGGTEWMSQIPLGANIGQGLGFPFTDAMREQYDLSSQGIAAERIAEKWGITREEADEFAAESQAKAARAQAEGRFKNEMIPVPGKKKIKKEDGTEEWEDAIIDFDEGIRPGTTVEVLAQLKPSFKEDGIHHAGNSSQITDGSAAVLLTHPEKAKEMGWKPRARIVSQAVVGSDPELMLTGPISATPLALQRAGLTMRDIDLFEINEAFASVVLAWKRELNPDMSKVNVNGGAIALGHPTGCTGARLFATLINELERTGGRYGLITMCVGGGIGTATVIERLD, encoded by the coding sequence ATGCGTGAAGTTGTGATTGTCGATGCAGTGCGGACTCCGCTTGGCCGGCGCGGCGGCGTGCTGAGCAAGAACCACCCGGTTGAGACCTCGGCGCTGCTGCTCCAGGCGCTGGCGAAGCGGAACAACATGGACCCGGAGATCGTGGATGACGTGATCTATGGGTGCGTCTCGGAGGTTGGGGCGCAGTCGACCAACCTGGCGCGGAACATCGTACTGACGGCGCGGTGGCCGTACACGATCCCGGGCGTGACGCTGGACCGGCAGTGCAGCTCGAGCCAGCAGGCGGTGCACTTCGCGGCGAACCAGATCGCCTCGGGCGTGCACGATGTGGTGGTGGCCGGCGGGACGGAATGGATGTCGCAGATTCCGCTGGGGGCGAACATCGGGCAGGGGCTGGGCTTCCCGTTCACGGATGCGATGCGGGAGCAGTATGACCTGAGCAGCCAGGGCATCGCGGCGGAGCGGATCGCGGAAAAGTGGGGCATTACCCGCGAGGAGGCGGACGAGTTCGCGGCCGAGAGCCAGGCGAAGGCGGCCCGGGCGCAGGCGGAAGGCCGCTTCAAGAACGAGATGATCCCGGTGCCGGGGAAGAAGAAGATCAAGAAGGAGGACGGCACCGAGGAGTGGGAAGACGCCATCATCGACTTCGATGAGGGGATCCGGCCCGGCACGACGGTGGAGGTGCTGGCGCAGCTGAAGCCGAGCTTCAAGGAGGACGGTATCCACCACGCCGGGAACTCCAGCCAGATCACGGACGGCTCGGCGGCTGTGCTGCTGACGCACCCGGAGAAGGCGAAGGAGATGGGGTGGAAGCCGCGGGCGCGGATCGTTTCGCAGGCGGTGGTGGGTTCGGACCCGGAGCTGATGCTGACGGGGCCGATTTCCGCGACGCCGCTGGCGCTGCAGCGGGCGGGGCTGACGATGCGGGACATCGACCTGTTCGAGATCAATGAGGCGTTCGCGAGCGTCGTGCTGGCGTGGAAGCGGGAGCTGAACCCGGACATGTCGAAGGTGAACGTGAACGGCGGTGCGATCGCGCTCGGCCATCCGACCGGGTGCACCGGGGCCCGGCTGTTCGCGACGCTGATCAATGAGCTGGAGCGGACGGGCGGCCGCTACGGGCTGATCACGATGTGCGTCGGCGGCGGCATCGGCACGGCGACGGTGATCGAGCGGCTGGACTGA
- the plsX gene encoding phosphate acyltransferase PlsX, producing MTRPRIVLDAMGGDNAPGEPVAGALMAAGVLGAEIILVGRKDAVEPELRGTGTIRDVRVVEAPDVIEMDEHATEAVRAKPLSSINVGLQMVKRGEADAFVTAGNTGATMAAALLTLGRVKGIGRPALATIFPAAEGRLTMLLDVGANADCRPIHLVQFAHMGSAYMERMFGLQRPRVALLSIGEEETKGNQLTLEVHQLLRGSRLNFIGNVEGKDLPRGLADVVVMDGFTGNVVLKTAEGIAELLFTELRKAVELTPWNKAAGLILMSELRKVKRRLDYAEYGGAQLIGVDGIVVIGHGRSNARAIYNALKAARDAVQNGVLETMRAVGKEVPARGQPGGEAAAGDTSGED from the coding sequence ATGACGAGGCCGCGGATTGTGCTGGATGCGATGGGGGGCGACAACGCGCCGGGGGAGCCGGTCGCGGGTGCGCTGATGGCGGCGGGCGTGCTGGGGGCGGAGATCATCCTCGTTGGGCGGAAGGACGCGGTTGAGCCGGAGCTGCGGGGCACGGGAACCATCCGGGATGTGCGGGTGGTGGAGGCGCCGGACGTCATCGAGATGGACGAGCATGCGACGGAGGCAGTGCGCGCGAAGCCCCTGAGCTCGATCAACGTCGGGCTGCAAATGGTGAAGCGTGGCGAAGCAGACGCGTTCGTGACGGCCGGGAACACGGGGGCGACGATGGCGGCGGCGCTGCTGACGCTCGGCCGGGTGAAGGGCATCGGGCGGCCGGCGCTGGCGACGATCTTCCCGGCGGCGGAGGGGAGGCTGACGATGCTGCTCGACGTGGGGGCGAACGCGGACTGCCGGCCGATCCACCTGGTGCAGTTCGCGCACATGGGCTCCGCGTACATGGAGCGGATGTTCGGGCTGCAGCGGCCGCGGGTGGCGCTGCTCTCCATTGGGGAGGAGGAGACGAAGGGGAACCAGCTGACGCTGGAGGTGCATCAGCTGCTGCGCGGCAGCCGGCTGAACTTCATCGGGAATGTGGAGGGGAAGGACCTGCCGCGGGGGCTGGCCGACGTGGTGGTGATGGACGGCTTCACGGGGAACGTGGTGCTGAAGACGGCGGAAGGGATTGCGGAGCTGCTGTTCACGGAGCTGCGGAAGGCGGTGGAGCTGACGCCGTGGAACAAGGCGGCGGGGCTGATCCTGATGTCGGAGCTGCGGAAGGTGAAGCGGCGGCTGGATTATGCGGAATACGGCGGGGCGCAGCTGATTGGGGTAGACGGGATTGTGGTGATCGGGCACGGGCGTTCGAATGCGCGGGCGATTTACAACGCGCTGAAGGCGGCACGGGACGCGGTGCAGAACGGGGTGCTGGAGACAATGCGGGCGGTGGGGAAGGAGGTGCCGGCGCGGGGGCAACCGGGGGGCGAGGCGGCGGCGGGGGACACCAGCGGGGAGGACTGA